A genome region from Variovorax paradoxus includes the following:
- a CDS encoding IclR family transcriptional regulator, which translates to MTLPTDAPAHNDRALFVLSVLAQSKAAMTAAELVHATGLSQSTLYRQVATLRRWGFVMETDGRYSPGPVSVQLASGFDGNSDLVMAARADMRALAQQSHESVALVTVVNDRVVCLEMIDSEQSLRCSFDRGRSVPARDGASAKCLLAHLPPDQRDALLEGLGESPERRAARIAELDAIREAGHAVTHGEVDAGVWGASAPVLATGRRLRGAITLMAPLTRVEGMEAALLHMTVVTAARISRALQ; encoded by the coding sequence ATGACGCTGCCGACCGACGCTCCCGCCCACAACGACCGCGCGCTCTTCGTGCTGTCGGTGCTGGCCCAGAGCAAGGCGGCCATGACGGCGGCCGAACTGGTGCACGCCACCGGCCTGTCGCAGAGCACGCTGTACCGGCAGGTCGCCACCCTGAGGCGCTGGGGCTTCGTGATGGAGACGGACGGGCGCTATTCGCCCGGCCCGGTGAGCGTGCAGCTCGCCAGCGGCTTCGACGGCAACTCCGACCTCGTGATGGCCGCGCGCGCCGACATGCGCGCGCTGGCCCAGCAGAGCCATGAAAGCGTGGCGCTGGTCACGGTGGTCAACGACCGCGTCGTGTGCCTGGAAATGATCGACAGCGAGCAGTCGCTGCGCTGCTCGTTCGACCGCGGCCGCAGCGTGCCTGCGCGCGACGGCGCCAGCGCCAAGTGCCTCCTGGCCCATCTGCCGCCCGACCAGCGCGATGCCCTGCTCGAGGGCCTGGGCGAAAGCCCCGAGCGCCGCGCGGCGCGCATCGCCGAGCTCGACGCCATCCGCGAAGCCGGCCATGCCGTGACCCACGGCGAGGTCGATGCCGGCGTGTGGGGCGCGAGCGCGCCGGTGCTCGCCACGGGGCGCCGACTGCGCGGCGCGATCACGCTCATGGCGCCGCTCACGCGCGTCGAAGGCATGGAAGCTGCATTGCTCCACATGACCGTCGTCACGGCGGCCCGCATCTCCCGCGCCCTGCAGTAG
- a CDS encoding transporter substrate-binding domain-containing protein: MNTRRTLVAAALSSVAFLGLAGSAMAQGEPLRVATDATFPPMEFVENGKRTGFDVELVEAIGKTLGRKIEWIDIDFKGLVPGLVSKRFDMAVSGIYITDERKKVVDFTVPYYAGGLVVMVKDGNTAIKTPADINGKKVSVQVGTKSVSYTKEKFPQVQLMEVEKNQEMFNLVDIGRADAAVTGKPAAYQYVRTRGGLKVLPEQITTEEYGMAIRKDTPELTKAVNGAIEKLKADGTYAQIEKKWFSSTAK; encoded by the coding sequence ATGAACACCCGCCGCACCCTCGTCGCCGCCGCTCTTTCCAGCGTGGCATTCCTCGGCCTTGCCGGCTCCGCCATGGCACAGGGCGAACCGCTGCGCGTCGCCACCGACGCCACCTTCCCGCCGATGGAATTCGTCGAGAACGGCAAGCGCACCGGCTTCGACGTGGAACTGGTCGAGGCCATCGGCAAGACGCTGGGCCGCAAGATCGAGTGGATCGACATCGACTTCAAGGGCCTCGTGCCGGGCCTGGTGTCGAAGCGCTTCGACATGGCCGTCTCGGGCATCTACATCACCGACGAGCGCAAGAAGGTCGTCGACTTCACCGTGCCCTACTACGCGGGCGGCCTCGTGGTGATGGTGAAGGACGGCAACACGGCGATCAAGACGCCGGCCGACATCAACGGCAAGAAGGTCAGCGTGCAGGTGGGCACCAAGTCGGTGAGCTACACCAAGGAGAAATTCCCGCAGGTGCAACTGATGGAAGTCGAGAAGAACCAGGAGATGTTCAACCTCGTCGACATCGGCCGCGCCGATGCCGCCGTGACCGGCAAGCCCGCCGCTTACCAGTACGTGCGTACGCGCGGCGGCCTGAAGGTGCTGCCCGAGCAGATCACCACCGAGGAATACGGCATGGCGATTCGCAAGGACACGCCCGAGCTGACCAAGGCGGTGAACGGCGCGATCGAGAAGCTCAAGGCCGACGGCACCTACGCCCAGATCGAGAAGAAGTGGTTCAGCAGCACCGCCAAGTAA